In Cyclopterus lumpus isolate fCycLum1 chromosome 2, fCycLum1.pri, whole genome shotgun sequence, the genomic stretch CCCAAGACACACACTTGGATATACACACTAGTTCAAACGGTGTATTTTTCCTCCCGCAGCAGACCACATCTGTTCCCCTACATTATGTCACTTTCTGGCAGgccaacacaaacactgcaaGCAGCAGTACATTTTCTCTAAAAGAAAACCAAAGCACAAATACAGATGTTAATGGAGTTAAAACTTATGCATCCAACGCATCGGAGAGAAGCGAGAATATGGACCGACCGAATGTTGGTGCCAGCTCTAATAAAGAACTCTCTTTAAGGGGAAGTCAAATTATCCCTTCGGTCGGCCCAAATGAATCAGAATCAAGCCAAGAGGAAAATGGAAAATATCTTAGTGTGACTGCAACAACATCGCAGTCGCATACTCATCCAAAGGAATCTACACTTGATGATTTGCAATCTCAAGCGATGTTCACACATGTATCTCCAACAACTACACTAGTACCCACCACTACAAGAAGGAGGGGGTCTGAAGGACGACTCCCCCCTCGCATTCGACAACCTAACTCCAGGAGAAGGACTGGGGTTCGTAGGAGAAAgccaaacaaaaggaaacaaaagctGATTAAACCTACCCAATTTATTGCCACCATACCTTCAAACGCTCTCCTAGCAACAGTCAGGACCATTGCCTCCACACATCTAAAAATAGACCCATTACAAGTCAAAACAGACAATTTCAATACCACTGTTCCATTCAGCGGCAGCCAAGCAGCGTCATCAGGCATACTGAGTCATGAAGAAAGCACAGTCTTAGAGCATGACGGTCAGGCAGCCAGAAAACTGTCCTCACTAACAACTTCTCTCTCCGAAACAAACGACAGCCATCAACCCACAGCCAAACCACTATTCAAAAGCACATCAGCGGCACCATCATTTCCAACAGCATCTCCAGAAGTGGATCACGGAAAGACAAGCTCTCAAACAGCCCTGAGAATCTCAGAAAGTACGTCTCCTCCCGAGCTCTTGGATATGCTCACATCAGTGACTCAGCAGACGTTCACGGGCAGCCCTCTTCCACCTGTTAAACCCTTAGAGGACACACAACAGGTTAGCGCTACAGGAGACCTTGGAGCTATGGCACACTCTGGGGATGTTAACACTCTAACGCAAGTGCTAACAGATGTCGGGCAGACTGAATCACACTATCAATACACACCCACGGAAAAAGGTGAAAGAATGCTTTTGAAAGAGACTGACGTTCGTGTTTCACTGCTGCCTTCCCCATTTGCCTCAGCTGCTTCCTTGATCAAGCATGAAATCAAGACAACCTCAGGATACACCTCAAGTGGCTTAATTACGACATTGAGCGTGCCTCCTGAGCATGGTTTGGACACAGAAGAGGTTACCTCAAATAAACCGACACTATCTGAAAGACCCTATCATAATTTTAGTAAAATTAAAGCCACAAGCAGTCAGTCTGAGTTAGATTGGCATCTTAACAAAACTGCAAACGCAGTAAATAACACTGTGACTCCTTTTACAAGTGTCGCCATAACTACAACGGTCTCTGCTACTTCATCAAGGCCTGATGTTGTGATACCATCTAAAGTGGTGCCACATGTCACACTACCCAACATATTTTCCACAGAAACCAAAATAGGCCCTTCCTTTAGGGCCACCACTCAGGAGGCTCCCAGGATCAACATCTTTCCAGCCAACCACGGTCAAGACCAACAAACCCAACCCATCATCAAATCAGAGCCTATGGGAACATCAGACCTCCGTCCTGCAACCCAGTCAACTGACCACCAGCTGGCGCCATTTATTAGTACAAATCCAACTTCTCCCGCCCTAAAATTAACCAGCAAACCGACTGTGACCAATGCCCCAACATATGCTGCAATCCAAACCGATCCATTCACAGGGGGACTTCCAACAAGCACCCAGGATGtgtccaaaaaacaacagctaACTGGAAGAGGCTCTATTCCAAGAGGGAAGCCAAGAATAACTGAGAGCAATTTCCAGACTTTCACTGTGGACGCTGAAACAGATGCTGAGCTTCCCTGTGGGGCCGAGGGTGAGCCAATGCCCTTCCTGTCATGGACTAAAGTTGCCAGTGGTATGTATGACTCAACTttctaacaataataataataccaagTCAAATTAGATTAAAGTGCATTGTTGTTCAATATGGTTTGACAATCATCAGTGAAGATGTGTATTCAATATGTACAGTACAACACAATGTTTACACATGACCTCCAAAATTGATAAGGAGGAGAATGATAACTCAAcaatttttcattttttgttgcaaaccactttattaaaaatgttatgtaTGGGGGATTACAAATTTTATGTATGGGGATTAACTTGCTTTTCGAGCCAGCTCTGTGGCCATTTGAGGTACCGCAGTTTTTGGCATTTCCATGTAGGCTGAATTTCTCAACACCAGAGATTGCCTCTTGCTTTAGATCATGAACATTGTAATTAGTACTTTTTTATGAGATTTATTTTGACAATATCTGTGCAACGTATCTGGTATGGTTTAGGTGAGGCATAGATTGTGGTTTTGGCAAATAAACTATGTTTAAGATAAGATTAATTAAGGTGAGGGAAAGATCAtgtttatcatttaaaaaaatctcccTCATCAACAGTATATTGTTTATTGTCTTTTCTACATTCAATAATTTATCCTAAATTTATAATATGTCTTAACACTGTCTTTCTTGCAATCTGTCTATTCATTCACACAGGGGCAAGTATTGCTCAGAACACCAGAGTCCAGAGGTTTGAGGTCCATCCAAATGGTACATTAATCATCAGAAACACACAGCCCTTGGATGGGGGCCAGTACTTTTGCACAGTCCAGAACCAGTACGGGACAGACAAGTTGGTGGTCAACCTTGTGGTCCTGTCTCAGCATCCGCGGGTCCTCCAGCCTCGGCACAGAGACATCACTGTGCGCCTTGGTGACAAAGTCAAGATGGAGTGTAAAGTGGAGGGGCACCCTCCGCCTCGAGTCACATGGGTGCTCTCTAACCATGTCCACGTAGCTGCTGCCCCACTTGGTGTTGCCCCTCAGCAGCATGTGGCCGTCTTTCATAACGGAACACTCCAGATCAGCCAGGCCACTTACACAGACAGAGGGATTTATAAGTGCATTGGCAGCAGTGCAGCTGGGGCCGACTCAGTATCAGTCCGCCTTTATGTCTCAGTGTTGCCACCTGTGATTCAGCAGGCAGAACATGAGAACACTACTCTCCCAGAGGGTAGCCCTGCCTACATCCACTGCACTGCCACAGGGGCCCCTCAGCCAGTCATCAGCTGGATCACACCAGATGGCATACAGCTCACTGCTTCCCAATTTGTTACTGGACGCAACGTCATTGTCTTTCCCAATGGGACCCTGTACATACGGGGATTGGGCCAGGGAAATGCTGGGAGATATAAATGTTCAGCAAGTAACGCCGTGGCATCCAGCACGAGAACAGTGATTTTGAGCACAAGGAGGAATCCGAACTCTGCCAAGGCCAGTATCACCTTGTCGTCCCCCCAGAGAACAGAAGCGATCTATGGGGGGAGGCTGCTGCTCAACTGCGTGGCAACAGGAGGGCCGGAGCCCCGGATCATCTGGAGGACACCCTCTAAAAAGCTTGTGGATGCTCAGTACAGGTAACAAATGTACAtgcaaattaataaaacattttaagcaataaaatgttttaaaaaatggattTCTTCAACAATTGAATGTCTTCTAAATGCTCATGTCTCTGTTATCTTTTAAGTTTTGACCCGAGGATAAAGGTGTTCCCCAATGGCACTATCACCATTTATTCTGTGACCGACAAGGACAGCGGTGACTACCTGTGTGTGGCACGTAACAAGATGGGTGATGACTACGTTCTGCTGCGGGTCGACGTGTTGACCAGACCGGCCAAGATCGAGCAGAAGCAGCAGAGATCCAATCAGGAAGTGGTGTACGGTGGGGACCTGAAGGTGGACTGTGTGGCATCTGGTCTCCCCAACCCTGAGATCAGCTGGGCACTGCCGGACGGCAGCATGGTCAACCCCGTCAAACAAAGTGGTATTGTCAGCGGGGGACGCAGTCGCAGGTATGAGCTGCTCATAATGAGTCTTAGAATTAACTTTCACTTCTAAAATATACTTCCATTGGTTCATTCAGAGGGGCTAAATCAACGTAAAGAATCGCTAAGAAGTTGTGGTTTTGGtgacatgaatgaatgaataaaaaggctttatgaaaagaaaaaggatgttCCAGAAGTTATGAATTAGTTGCTTATCACATCCATATGTTCATAAAGTATAGTCCAACTAAGAATAAACAGATTAGATGCAATGTAGATTTCTGTTAGTTTAACCTGCTCTcttaaattatataattaaagTCAATTCATTAAGTTAAATAACTCAACTCTCAAATTTGCTGCAAGGTGCTTTCCAATCTGTACAGCTTATCAAATCTCATGGCCTTCGGCCCTCACTTTAATTTAGGAAAAACTTTACCAGAAAAGttgaatggggaaaaaaaaggagcataACAGAGAAACATAATGTCCATATAATTGATTGGAAAATAGTCCCTGACTACTGTGGCAGCTCACCGCCTGAAGATTGATGACTCTTTACACTTTACTTCAAGAACCAATTTTAGCATATGCTGCTGCAATACAAAAACCCTTTATATTTCAATTGTATTCATTGTTTCCTGCCATGATACTGTAAATACTTATTTTCTGTCTATCAAGGCTGGGCAACcaaacactttttctttctgaCACATAATAgctgactgaacacagaacaAAGGCTTACAGAGTATCAAATAGTACCTCTGTCTCAAAAAAGCCTTGGAAATAAATACAGAACCTGTGTTCATGGTACAATATGCAAAGACATTTAATACCAGCTTTCATGCATGTGGATATACTGTACTTGACAAAGGAATTATGTAATTTATTTGTGCTGAGCATTTCTTCAGTAAGAAAGTGCTATATATGAAAAAAGTTACAATGTGTGATGTCCAAATCTTTATAATTGCattaattcatatattttgtaataaatgaacatgaatGTATTTAAATCTCAACTGATGTACAGTCATCAAAGTGTAAAAATCTGTTTCTCCCTTCCCGCCTTCCCTCTCTCAATTGTATGTAGGTATGTGGTGTTTGACAATGGAACGCTGTACTTCAACCATGTCGGCATGCCAGAAGAAGGTGATTACACCTGCTACGCTGAGAACCAACTTGGCAAGGATGAGATGAAGGTTAGAGTCAAAGTCAAGGTTGCAAATTCCCCACCACTAATCCAGGATAAAGACCAAAAGTCTGTCAGGGTTTTCTATGGTGAGACAGTCACACTGAGATGCAATGCCAAAGGGGTGCCAATGCCAACCATCACATGGATATCCCCTACAAATAGAGTGATCACCCCTGCATTAGACAAATACCAGGTCCTAGATGATGGGACATTGGTGGTTCAAAAGGTCCAGCGCTTTGATGGAGGTAACTACACCTGCATGTCGAGGAGCAATGCAGGACAAGACCATAAAGTAATTAAGCTTGAGGTCTTAGTAACATCTCCAATGATCAACGGTATAAGAGGAACTGCCAACACCATCAAGGTGGCCGCAGTCCAGGATCAGCGGAagctggtggactgtgtggcAAAAGGAACTCCCACCCCTCGCATCATGTGGGTACTACCAGGAAATGTGATACTACCTGCACCATACTACAGCAACAGAATGACAGTACACCAAAATGGTACATTGGAAATCCGGTCAGCCAAGAGGACAGATTCGGGGCAGCTGGCTTGTATCGCTCGTAATGAAGGAGGAGAGGTCAAGCTGGTGGTCAACTTGGATGTGAAAGAAGCTGTTGAGAATCCACAAATTAGAGGTTCCAAACCAGATAGCCTTTCACTGACGGTGGGGAATACAATGATTTTGAATTGCTCTTTTGAGGGCTCAAAACTTCCTCAGCTTACTTGGATCTTACCCAACGGCACACCATTGCATAGCGGTGTTCGGTTTTTAAAGTTTTTCCACAAGCCCGATGGCTCTTTGATCATCAGCAACCCATCTGTTGCTGAAACTGGTATGTATCGCTGTCTGGGGCGTAATTCTCGAGGGCTTGTGGAGCGTACCATCACATTGTCCCCTGGGAGAAAGCCAGAGATGAACAACAGATATAACTCTCCTGTCAGTGTTGTCAATGGGGAAAGACTTTTGCTTCATTGTCTAAGCAGTGGCGAACCTCTCAGACTAACATGGACAATACCCAGTGGGGTGGTCCTCAACAGGCCACAGAGAGCTGGTCGATATGCTGTACTACCTAATGGGACACTTGCCATCCAACAAGTATCAGTTTATGATCGGGGTTCCTACGTGTGCAGATCGGCAAACGAGTACGGCAGCTCTCAGCTTTCTGCATCAGTAATTGTGATTGCATACCCCCCTCGAATTACCAACGGCCCTCCCTCTGTGACTTATGCTAAACATGGAGTTGCTGTTCAGTTAAACTGTGTAGCAACTGGGATCCCAAGAGTGGAGGTAGCATGGGAAACACCTGATAAAACCCGCTTGGCTGTCAGTGCGCAACCACGCCTTTTTGGGAACAAGTACCTCCATCCACAAGGTTCCCTCATCATCCAGAACCCGACACAAAGAGATGCTGGCGTCTATCGATGCACAGCTAGGAATGCAATAGGCATAGACTCTAAAGCTACCATTCTCCAAGTGTTTTGAAGAATTTCACTTCACAATGGTCAAACGACATACTGTATGCCCATTCAACTGCCAAGATGAAAGCAGCTAATGTTTTTGATGATCATAATGTTGTAAAAACTGCTGAAATATCGAGTTGATTCAAACCTGCAGTTGTGATGTTTAGAGGCAAACAGTTGATGGTATTTTGCCGCACCACTCTTTACTATATACATAATTTTTTGTATAATCCACATCACTGGGAACTATCAAGGACCTCCAATGTTGAGCAATATTTGCTAAAGATATGCTAATCACGTGAGGAAGCAGAGTACAATAACGCCAGTTTGCCCGTGTTTGTGCTTTGCAGAATGTTTCACAGGTATTGCTCATGGAcagttgctgctgttgttcttttcttttggatACCAGTGTTTTGCACTTCAGCTTCAGGCAAATTGCTTGTATAGTCCCTGTACAGTCTATTACCCATTACTGAATGATTTACATTTTACtagtaataattaaaaactttaaaatattGGCACCTCATCCTATAAGGTGATGGCACAGATGAATAATCGTAGTTAACCGATTGGTTCTACCCAGGCCAAACACCATAATAAAaaccaaattaatttaaatattttattctatatatttCAAATCACTCAGGGAGATGGGACGAAGAGTGAACAAAAATGTCTCTATATTACTGCTCTTCTGTCCACAGTAGTCCTACGACTACTCTATGAAATATACATAGGTTACACATAGCTAACGCTTATTATGCAAACAGTTACTAAATGGGAAAACACTACATCATATGGAACAAATGAGTCATTTTGGACTCAAGTGACAGACTGCATAATGGCATCAGACTCCGCCTCCATAAGCTCCACTCTGTGTTTCAAAGCAGTTGATCCATTGATCCTGTCTGACCAGTGAACAAAGACTCTCAGGAGCCTTCTCAGCTGTACATGTAGCTTTTCTTTGATGACATCGTACAGTTGCTTCTGAGATTGACAGAAGAATCGCATAACTTATACGACTCATTCTAACTAGGAAATATTGTTTAACTTAAGTACAGAATTGATAAAAAATAtgc encodes the following:
- the mxra5a gene encoding matrix-remodeling-associated protein 5, which gives rise to MDPPALWVLQTLLVLMTLPPVAAVPCPRPCSCPQPAELHCTFRSLITIPAAVSRHVERMNLGFNSINKITDKSLAGLRKLELLMVHGNDIHSLPHGAFKDLTSLQMLKMSYNKLKEINRHTLHGLWALARLHLDHNQLEFIHPDAFQGLTALRLLQLEGNRLQQLHPATFATFTLMGHFHVSTLRHLYLSDNRLTSLPSRLLATMPQLENLYLHGNSWICDCNMRWLYDWDKTSPDVLKCKKDRALPGGQLCPMCSSPRHLHKKELQALENLVCSSPIISSPHRTSPPDDVESEVMTMEDFREPFGNISLGLSDEHGNEVDLECDIGEPRVLTKINWEQVNLLASNISVSVDLECPVDREKYEQLWRLIAYYSNVPAHVQRGIMLRNEPNPVYVYRQDSEKDAQYYTGVKVNIMAQPAWLMQTSASLQLNRLQSSAKMVKLILSTDFSETVETELVRRQRRTWVMIESINTTSTVLSVILGNPSQLYCNVHSSGQPVIHWMLPNGSRVEAPYSSPDNRVSLSSDGQLVIKAVSHADTGIYYCIAKVHEDLAVMPFHLTVHESSSPPPGEDTSITPIEGFAGNPISLPCTASGSPDAEINWILPNSNIVSFKANSSRALVYSNGTLHIPQTQLLDSGHYKCIAINQHGVDTLATKITFVRRKGLIRPLRKFPTRPQSASGVNTQIKVPTENEEESSGDIEVIKVGAPMSRLDPLRKRILGGVAPGRRGVHPSRNRKNTVESRRKINMSKTKIDPEKWADILAKIRDRNAQNTLTGRGSIPRGKPRITESNFQTFTVDAETDAELPCGAEGEPMPFLSWTKVASGASIAQNTRVQRFEVHPNGTLIIRNTQPLDGGQYFCTVQNQYGTDKLVVNLVVLSQHPRVLQPRHRDITVRLGDKVKMECKVEGHPPPRVTWVLSNHVHVAAAPLGVAPQQHVAVFHNGTLQISQATYTDRGIYKCIGSSAAGADSVSVRLYVSVLPPVIQQAEHENTTLPEGSPAYIHCTATGAPQPVISWITPDGIQLTASQFVTGRNVIVFPNGTLYIRGLGQGNAGRYKCSASNAVASSTRTVILSTRRNPNSAKASITLSSPQRTEAIYGGRLLLNCVATGGPEPRIIWRTPSKKLVDAQYSFDPRIKVFPNGTITIYSVTDKDSGDYLCVARNKMGDDYVLLRVDVLTRPAKIEQKQQRSNQEVVYGGDLKVDCVASGLPNPEISWALPDGSMVNPVKQSGIVSGGRSRRYVVFDNGTLYFNHVGMPEEGDYTCYAENQLGKDEMKVRVKVKVANSPPLIQDKDQKSVRVFYGETVTLRCNAKGVPMPTITWISPTNRVITPALDKYQVLDDGTLVVQKVQRFDGGNYTCMSRSNAGQDHKVIKLEVLVTSPMINGIRGTANTIKVAAVQDQRKLVDCVAKGTPTPRIMWVLPGNVILPAPYYSNRMTVHQNGTLEIRSAKRTDSGQLACIARNEGGEVKLVVNLDVKEAVENPQIRGSKPDSLSLTVGNTMILNCSFEGSKLPQLTWILPNGTPLHSGVRFLKFFHKPDGSLIISNPSVAETGMYRCLGRNSRGLVERTITLSPGRKPEMNNRYNSPVSVVNGERLLLHCLSSGEPLRLTWTIPSGVVLNRPQRAGRYAVLPNGTLAIQQVSVYDRGSYVCRSANEYGSSQLSASVIVIAYPPRITNGPPSVTYAKHGVAVQLNCVATGIPRVEVAWETPDKTRLAVSAQPRLFGNKYLHPQGSLIIQNPTQRDAGVYRCTARNAIGIDSKATILQVF